ACAAGGGCCTCACGGCCCGCGGCGGCCCGAAGGGCGTGGCCGACGGCGTCAACCAGGCCGTGGTCCTCAGCGTGATCCTGCTCGCGGTGATCAACGTCGGCCTGACCCAGGCCTACGTGATGCTCTTCCCCGGAGGTGCCTGATGTCTGAGGTCCAGCTCGGGCGCAGCTTCGGCTCGCGCGTGTCCGACGCCCTGGTCGGCTTCACCGACGGGGTGATGAAGAGCCTGGCGACGCTCGGCGACTTCGTCACCTTCGCCATCAAGGTCTTCCGCGAGGTGCCGGCGACGATCGCGCTCTACCCCAAGGAGACGCTGCGCCAGATCAAGGACATCGCCTGGGGCAGCGGCGCGCTGCTCGTCGGCGGTGGCACGGTCGGCGTCATGATCCTGCTGTCGGTCGCGGCCGGTACGTCGATCGGCATCGAGGGCTTCAACGGCCTGGAGATCGTGGGCCTCGCCCCGCTCACCGGCTTCATCTCGGCCAGTGCCAACACCCGCGAGCTCGCACCGCTGATCGCGGCCCTCGCGCTCGGCGCCCAGGTCGGATGCCGCTTCACCGCCCAGATCGGCTCCATGAAGCTGCACGAGGAGGTCGACGCGCTCGAGGTGATGGCGGTCAGCGCGATGCGCTACGTCGTCACGACCCGCGTGATCGCCTGCATGGTCGCGATCCTGCCGCTCTACATGATCGGCCTGATCGGCTCCTACATCGCCTCGCAGGCCTCGGTCGTCATCCTGTTCGGCCAGTCACCAGGCCAGTACGACCACTACTTCTCCACCTTCATCCAGGGGCGCGACATCGTCTTCTCGATCATCAAGATCCTGATCTTCTCGCTCGCCGTGGCCCTGATCCACAGCTGGTACGGCATGCGCGTCTCGGGCGGCCCCCAGGCGGTCGGAGAGGCCACCGGCACGGGGATCCGGGCCAGCATCGTGTCCATCGTCGTGCTCGACATGGTCCTCACCCTGCTGTTCTGGGGTGGCGACCCGGGCTTCCGGATCTCGGGTTGAGGTGACGACATGGCACGCGTAGTCACCCGCAACCAGCTCGCCCGGCGCGGACTGATCACCCTCGTGGCGATCGCCGTCATCGGCGCCTTCGTCACCCTGCGCAGCAACGGGACGTTCGGCTCGCAGCCGCACGTCACCGCTGACGTGGCCAACGCCGGCGGCGCGCTCCGCGCCGGCTCCGACGTCAAGATGAACGGCGTCATCGTCGGCAAGGTCTCCGAGATCCGCCGCTCCGACGACGGCCGGGGCGTCACCGTCGAGATGGCGATGTCCGAGGACGACATGGACTCGGTGCCCGGGAACGTCGTGGCCCGGATCCTGCCGGCCACCGTCTTCGGCACGACCTTCGTCGACCTCGTCGTCCACGGCAGCCCCAGCGGCGAGATCAAGGCCGGGGACCAGATCAAGGCCGACGCCTCGCAGGAGACTCTCGAGCTCCAGCAGGCGCTCGACGACATCGACCGCCTGGTGAAGGCGCTCGGCCCGGCCGAGCTGGCGTCCGCGATCGGCTCGGCCGCCGAGGCGCTCGACGGCCGAGGCAACCAGATCGGTACGACGGTCAAGACCCTCAACTCCTACCTCGACCGCCTCAACCCGCGGATGCCGCAGGTGCGCGCCGACCTCCAGGCCCTCGCGTCGACGACGCGGCTGGTCAACGAGATCGCGCCCGACCTGCTCGACGCGACCGACGACGTGCTGGTCACGATGAACACCATCGTCACCCAGGAGGCGGCGTTCACCGCGCTCATCAGCGGTGGTACGACGCTCGCCCGGACCTCGAGCGCGTTCCTCGCCAAGAACCAGAAGAACCTGGTGCGCTTCATCAACGGCTCGGCCGTGCTGCTCGACGCGGTCCACGACAACCGCCAGGCCGGCATCACCGACGCGATCGCCATCAACATCGCCCTCGGCACGACGCTGCCCGAGGCCGTCCGAGAAGGATTCGTGAAGACCGACGGCACGATCAAGCTGTCCTCCCCGCCGTACTACACCAGCAAGCCGAGGTTCCGCTCGTCCGCGGTCGGCTTCGGAGCACTGGGGGCCGAGCGATGACCGGAATCCGCACGATCGCGGTCAAGTTCGCCGCGTTCGCCGTCGTC
Above is a genomic segment from Nocardioides aromaticivorans containing:
- a CDS encoding MlaE family ABC transporter permease, which gives rise to MSEVQLGRSFGSRVSDALVGFTDGVMKSLATLGDFVTFAIKVFREVPATIALYPKETLRQIKDIAWGSGALLVGGGTVGVMILLSVAAGTSIGIEGFNGLEIVGLAPLTGFISASANTRELAPLIAALALGAQVGCRFTAQIGSMKLHEEVDALEVMAVSAMRYVVTTRVIACMVAILPLYMIGLIGSYIASQASVVILFGQSPGQYDHYFSTFIQGRDIVFSIIKILIFSLAVALIHSWYGMRVSGGPQAVGEATGTGIRASIVSIVVLDMVLTLLFWGGDPGFRISG
- a CDS encoding MCE family protein, yielding MARVVTRNQLARRGLITLVAIAVIGAFVTLRSNGTFGSQPHVTADVANAGGALRAGSDVKMNGVIVGKVSEIRRSDDGRGVTVEMAMSEDDMDSVPGNVVARILPATVFGTTFVDLVVHGSPSGEIKAGDQIKADASQETLELQQALDDIDRLVKALGPAELASAIGSAAEALDGRGNQIGTTVKTLNSYLDRLNPRMPQVRADLQALASTTRLVNEIAPDLLDATDDVLVTMNTIVTQEAAFTALISGGTTLARTSSAFLAKNQKNLVRFINGSAVLLDAVHDNRQAGITDAIAINIALGTTLPEAVREGFVKTDGTIKLSSPPYYTSKPRFRSSAVGFGALGAER